A single region of the Cinclus cinclus chromosome 10, bCinCin1.1, whole genome shotgun sequence genome encodes:
- the KCNE4 gene encoding potassium voltage-gated channel subfamily E member 4 produces MLKMDHANVTQAMLDAESPSTEKNNGNEYFYILIVMSFYGIFLIGIMLGYMKSKRKEKSSNLLLLYKDEEREWGEAVKPLPTVAGLKSVQIPMMLNMLQESMVPSLSCAICSMEGSSVSSESSSPDVHFTIQEEVLDSELGEVSETPLNESSEGSVENIHKNS; encoded by the coding sequence ATGCTGAAGATGGACCATGCAAATGTGACCCAAGCTATGCTTGATGCCGAATCCCCCAGCACAGAGAAGAACAATGGCAatgaatatttttacattttgattGTCATGTCTTTCTACGGGATCTTCCTGATAGGAATAATGCTTGGCTACATGAAatccaaaagaaaagagaagtcaTCCAATCTGCTTCTGCTCTACAAAGATGAGGAGAGAGAATGGGGGGAAGCTGTAAAACCTCTCCCAACCGTAGCAGGGCTGAAATCTGTGCAGATCCCCATGATGCTGAACATGCTGCAGGAGAGCATGGtgccatccctgtcctgtgccATCTGCTCCATGGAAGGCAGCAGCGTGAGCTCCGAGTCCTCCTCCCCAGATGTGCACTTCACCATCCAGGAGGAAGTGCTGGATTCTGAACTCGGGGAAGTGTCAGAAACGCCCCTCAACGAGAGCAGCGAGGGCTCTGTGGAAAACATCCATAAGAACTCCTAG